GTAGGTAACCGAGTTCAGTCGTTGCCGTCCATAGAGCCGGCGGATAACCGGGTTCTGGGCCAGCAGGTTTTTCGAACACCAGAACCAGTCGGTGTCCCAGCGCCACAGGTAATCCGCCGTGGTCAGGAAATCTTCCGTGCGCTCGCGTAATGACTTGTAATAGATATGCTCATAGGTGTAATCGCTGGTATAGGGCGCCTCATCGGTGAACTGGCCGAGCGTGATAACCATGTCGTTTTGGCCAAACACCACGCCATCGACAAAATCAACATCCCTGCGTTCGCACTGCCGCGCCAGATCGGCGAAAAATACTTCCGGGCCGACGTGGCGAACATGGGTGAGTTTCACGTATTTTTTTACGGGCACCACCCTGGCCTTGAGCAGCAAGGCGTAACCCAGTGTCCCGTAGGAATTGGGGAAACCGTAGAACAGGTCGCGGTGCTCGTTGTCCGGCGTGCACAGCACGGTGCGCCCGTCCCCCAGAAGTATCTCCATCTCCTGCACTGTTTCGTGCACCAACCCATAGCGGAAGGAGGAGGATTCAATGCCGCAACCGGCGGTCGCGCCGCCGATGGTGATGGATTTGAGCTGCGGCACCACCGCCGGCATGACGTTGTGCCTCAGGCATTCGGTGACGAGCTTCGCATACGGCGTCATGCCCTCGACCACGACATGACCGTTCACGGCATCGACATGCAGGACATTGTTGAAATCCCGCACATCAAGCTTTCGCGCCGGCCCGCCATGGCGGTCACGAAACAGGTTGGAGGTGGTTTTTCCGAGACGTACATTTTCACCGCGGGCTGAACGCAGGGCCTCCATCAAACGCTGTTTCTTCTCCTGGTAACGGGCCATGTCCATGTCCCCGCCACAATACTGAATCCCCGCCATGGTTCCAATCCACCAGAACGTAAGCCGTTGTATAACCATGCCGCGCGCCGCCGATCCGCCTGTCGGGCGCGCCATTCCGGCAGCACCTGCAGGTGTTTTCCCTCGGCGAAAGGGCTTTCGAGGGCTATACTTGATTCTGGTGGGTGGGAGTTGTCATCGGTCGAATCAGGACATTGACAGGGATTACCGCATGAGGACCTACAGCATATACCAGAAGCCGTGCCCGGCATGCGGCATGGTGGTATCCATCGACGCCAAAAGCTGCGACTGCGGCTACTCCTTCGAATCCTCCGGCAGCAACGATCTGCCTTCCGCGGAACAGGCACTGCAGGAAGAGGAATTATTCGAGGCCTATCTGGCGGCGCGTGTTGACCAGGTCGTGGCGGCGGTGGAAGCCGCGCGCGCCGAGCTGATGGCCGACATCTCCAACCACCGCAAGGCCGACAAACTGTTGCGGGCGGTACAGGATGCGCTGACGCTGCGTGACGAACGCGACGCCCAGGCGGCAAAGATCAGGCAAATGCGCGAGTCCCTGCCGGCAAAACCGGATGCATCGCCGTTGTCGGCGCAACCGACCGAGGCCTTCCGGGCGCAACAGGCCGCCAAGGCAGAAAGGATCATGGAGGCGTTTGCCAACACCCAGACCAAAAGCTGCCCGCATTGCCGCACTGTGCTGCCCGTCACTTCTGCCATGTGTCTGTGCGGTTTCATCTTTGCCCGCAATGACTTCCTGCTCCCGCGGGCCGTGGACAGTTCCACACGCAGCAAGATTTATCAGTCCCGGGAAGATTCCCGGTCTCCGGGCTAACTGCTGTACAGCAAATTCACCAGCGCGGTATAAGTGCGGTCGTCGTAACGGCGAAACCGGAGCGCCACGCCATGGCGGTCGGCGCGCACCACATCCGCCGGCACGCGGTGCAAACCGTATTTATCATGTTCCTTGAGTGTCAGCACCGCCTCGACCGGCACGCCGGGCGAAAGCCCTTCCCTGGACGCTTCCAGCCGGGCGCCACTCAGACTGAGGTCACGAACCCTCCAGCGCTCCGAATAGACGAGATCCTGGTTGACAACAATATTGAGCGATATTTTCTTGCGGATACTCTGGCGTTGCTCGGCCTTCATAAATCTCCTCCCGGGCGGTAGCCCAACCTGCACATGATGTGATTGTGTCGCGGACGGGTCAAGCGACCGACCCCGGAATAAACGGCTATATTAGATAGCGCTTATCCACGTGGATTCCGGAAAGCGCCGGATTCTGGTTTTTTTTTCATAATCGGATAAGCTTGTAGACGTTAATCCTGCAACGGGGCTATTTTCCCATGTCGGAACTCGTGATCGCACCTACGCTCTTGCCCGCCGAACCGCTGCGCAAGCGCGCGCCGACATTCGACGAGCACGGCAAGGCCTTAAGCGACTTCATGGTGCTCATTCCCGGGCTGGTGAAAAAACCGCAACATATCATCCAGGCCACGATCGAGCACATCCAGACCGTGTTCGCCGACTACCAGCACGTGGTGGTATTCGCCGAATTGAACCTGAAGCTCAGCCTGTTGTGGGTAAGCGTGAAGCCGGTTCCCGGCGTGCGCTTCCAGATATCCGAGGCGCTGCGCGCGCTCATTCCCGAGGCGCGTCTGGTTTCACATATCTAAACGAAATTAGCGCACGGGCGGGGTTTCCGTTCGCATCACATATTCAGCGGAAAAAACTTCTAACGCTTGTGTACGCCCAGCTGATCGCTGGCGCGGCGGCCTGTGCTCTGACGCCGGTTGGGGTTGTTCGGTTCCCAGCGGATATCCTTGCGACGGTCCGCCACGTTGCGGCGATTGAACTTGCGCCGCTCGATGCCCTTGTAGCCCGTGCTGCCGTTGGTGTAATGACTTGCCATGGTACCCTCGTCCGGCCCGGGTTCTGGCGCTCACCCTGACCGCGTTTGATGTACCCCAAGTAAAGCAGAAACCATGCCAAGGCCTAAACCGGCGCGAAAAACCGCGCAGACAAGGCCCATATCGCCTGCGCCAGAAAAACCGCCATGACCGCTCCGGCCAGATAAACCGCGCCCGGCAAGCCGTTCCACGCCAGGACACCCGCGATAAAAAAACCCAGCGCCCGCGCGCCGCTGCCCCAGGCCAGGCGCTGCACGGCCGACTCATAGGCGGCGGTATTGCGCGCCGGCCAGATCCACACCGGCAACAGGTAACTGATGGCACCGGTTACGAGCGGAAACAGGAACAGATAGAAGAACAACGGCAAGGCAACGTCGGATGGTTGCACGCCGGCGGCATGCAAGCCGCCGGCTGTCAGCACCAGCATCAAGCCCGGCACGGCGAGACCCAATGATGCCCCCGGACGGTGCCAGCCCCAGACAGGTTCGCGCCAGCGTGAAACCAGCAGCGCGGCAAAACGCGTTAGCGGTATCAGCCACAGCGCCAGCCCGGGCCAAACCAGCCACACCCACCAGGCCGAACCGGCAGCCATGAGCAACGCACCGAATGCCATGGGATAAAGATCGCGCTGCAGACGAACGCGCGTGGCCGCATCGGTGTAACCCGCCACGGTGGGAAGCAGCACGCGCAGCGTGCCCACTGCGGTCAGTCCGATGAAACCATATATATTGATGTGCAGGTGAAATCGCCGGAGAGCGGCCCAATGCTCCGGCCAGACTGCCGCAAGCGAAATCGCGAGCAGCCCGAGCAACAGACTGGCCAGCGCCAACTGGTACCAGGCCAGACCCGGGTGCGGCCGGCCCAGCATGGTCCGGGCCCGCTGCCAGATCCAGCCGAGCAAGGCGCCGGCAGCGATCATGGCGGTCAGCGCCGGCACCACAATCAGATCACGCCGCCAGAACAGGCTCGCGGCCGCCCCGGCGCCGGCAATCAGGGCCAGACCGGGAAGAATCAGCACCAGCCAGGACGGCGCACGGCTGTGTGTCAGCACCGGCGTGAAATAGATCATCGCCGCCATGATGAGCGGCATGACGCCGGCAGCCAGGATCATATGAATCAGCGCCGGCGCGTATGAGCGCAGAAAGGAAGACAGAATCAGCGCGGCTAGAAAAAGCATGGACGCCGTCATCCCCAGCACGACCATGATACGACGCACAGGCCGCGAGGGATCAGGCATTCCCGGCATCCATTGCAGTACCCGTCATGGCGCCGGTTCCGGCTTCCAGTTTTCGATGCGCACCGGAGACTTGTATTCGTAACCGAAATAGCTGGCGCCGACCATGAGCGCCATCCACACGACAATGACGAACGCGACGATCAGGATCCAGTGGCTTTTCTTCATGGCAACGGTTGCGTGTCCCCGCCCGGGCGGCATCCCGCCATCACGACTCACGAGCCGGCACGCGCTTTACCTCATTCGTCCGTAACACAGCCTTCAGAGGCATTCTTGACGTTCTTGATGAACTTGTAGAGCGTGCCATGCGCAGCCTTGTACGGCGGCATTTTCCAGGCCGACTTGCGCCTGGTCATCTCCGTGTCATTCACTGCCACGCTGAGTTCGTTTTTCCCGGCGTCGATGGTGATGACATCGCCGTCGCGCAGCAGCGCGATCGGCCCGCCTTCCTGCGCCTCCGGCACCACGTGTCCGATGATGAAGCCGTGCGAACCGCCGGAGAAGCGCCCGTCGGTCATGAGCGCCACGTCCTTGCCCAGCCCCGCGCCCATGATGGCCGAGGTCGGTGTCAGCATCTCGGGCATGCCCGGACCACCCTTCGGGCCCTCGTAGCGGATCACCACCACGTCGCCCTTCCTGATCTCGCTGCGCTCCAGGCCCTTGAGCATGTCCTCTTCGCAGTCATACACCCGCGCCGGACCGGAGAAACGCAGGCCTTCCTTGCCGGTGATCTTGGCCACCGCGCCTCCGGGCGCGAGATTGCCGCGCAGGATCCGGATATGGCCGCTTGGCTTGATCGGTTTCTCCAGCGGCATGAACACCTCCTGGCCCGGTTTCAGGCCCGGCAGCGGCGCCAGGTTTTCCGCGATGGTCCTGCCCGTTACCGTGAGGCAGTCGCCGGCGAGCAATCCCTTTTCGAGCAGGTACTTCATCACCGCTGGCGTGCCGCCGGCGTTGTGCAGATCTTCCATCACGTACTTGCCGCTCGGTTTCAGATCGGCGAGAAACGGCACGCGGTCGGAGACCTTCTGGAAATCGTCGATGGTGAGCGGCACGCCCACGGCGCGCGCCATGGCGATCAGATGCAGCACCGCGTTGGTGGAGCCGCCCAGCGCCATGACGATGACCATGGCGTTCTCGAACGCCGCGCGCGTCATGATGTCGCGCGGCTTGATGTCCTTTTCGAGCAGGTGGCGGATGGCTCTGCCGGCGTTGAGGCACTCCTCCCGCTTGCCCGGCTCCACCGCCGGCATCGACGAGCTGTACGGCAACGACATCCCAAGCGCCTCGATGGCGCTGGCCATGGTATTGGCCGTATACATGCCGCCGCAGGCGCCGGCGCCGGGGCAGGAATGCTCCACGATATCCTCGCGCGCGGGTTCATCGATCTTGCCGGCGATGAATTCGCCATAGCTCTGGAACGCCGAAACGATATCGAGGGTATCGCCCTTCTTGTTGTGGCCCGGCTTGATGGTGCCGCCATAAACCATGATCGCGGGCCGGTTCAACCGGCCCATGGCGATCAGGCAGCCGGGCATGTTCTTGTCGCACCCGGGCAGCGCGATGAGCCCGTCGTACCACTGCGCGCCCATGACCGTCTCGATCGAGTCGGCGATGATCTCACGCGATTGCAGGGAATACGACATGCCGTCCGTGCCCATGGAAATGCCGTCGGACACGCCGATGGTGTTGAAGCGCATGCCCACCAGCCCCGCCGCCTGCACGCCCTGCTTCACCTGCACCGCCAGGTCGTTCAGATGCATGTTGCAGGTATTGCCCTCGAACCAGTTGGCGACGATGCCGACCTGGGCCTTGTCCATGTCCGCGCGCGTCAGGCCGGTCCCGTAAAGCATGGCCTGCGAGGCGCCTTGCGACTTGGGTTGCGTGATGCGGGAACTATAACGATTCAGTTTGCTTGCCATGAAAACTCCGCCCGTGGCCGACGGCCGGCCGATGAAAGCCGGTCATTCTAGCGCAGACCGGGGAGTTCGCTGAAGTGAAAAACAGGCAACCCGCGCCCTGCGCTGGGTCGCGGCAGAGGCAACGGGGGAAATCAGGCGCCGAGCGCGCGGGCCGCGCGGTTCACGTCCTTCTGCTTGACCCATAGAATCGCGCCGAAACGTCCGGCGCCGGCGGTCACCGCATCCACGGCGGTGACGTTGACCTTGGCATGCGCCAGTTTCGTCATCACCCTGGCGATCGCGCCGCGCTGATCGCTGCCTCGGATGAGAAAGCCGGTTTTCTTGCCCCGCAGCTTGAGCTTCATGCCGCGCGCGACCGCGAGAAAGGTGGTTGGGTTCGCCGGAATGAAATCCACCTGCGAATTCCTTCCGTTGGGAAAGCCCGTGAACGCCAGCAGATTGACCCCGGCCTTCGCCAGCCCTGTCAGAATCCGTCCCGCCTCGCCCGGCCGGTTGGGGATTTGCATCGCGAAGTAACTGACCTTCTGTGCTCTGGCCATACTCATCCTCCTGATGTCATGTCCGATGGCTGATGTCCGTGGCATCATAACGCAACAACAAAAATACAGACAGCGTAGAGAGCGGGCGCGGCACTCATCGCACCGATTACCGTTCCGGAGCGCCGCAGTCTCGCGCGGGATTCGTGAAAATACAGCATCGATGCTGGAATCCGGTCTCCAATAAAGCTAGAATGACCCTCAGCAATTCCCTCCATCTGTCCTCACCGCGCTGCCCCAGGGGCTCCAAGCGACAAGGACGGATGATGTAACTGGTAGTCCCCGGCAAAGCTGCATCGTGCCAGAAAATTTGTGACAGGTTTCGCGTTGCCCGGCAACGGATTCCTTTATTGATCTCGAATACCCGACCGCGGTTGGTCCGGCCAAGGAGATAACGATGGCAACAAACTCAAAATAACCGGTATGCGCCCCCTGCACCAGCAGCAAGGGCTCGAGGATTTCTTCCGGCGCCTGCGAACCGCGCCGGAACGCGTGCTGCTGCTCGATTACGATGGCACGCTCGCGCCGTTCCGGATACGCACGGACGAGGCGCTGCCGTATCCCGGCGTACGCGACATCCTCGATGCCATCATGGAAAGTGGCCATACCCGGCTTGTCATCGTCAGCGGCCGCTGGACCCGCGACCTGCAACCCCTGCTCGGCCTCAGGCGCCTTCCCGAAATCTGGGGTTCACACGGCTGGGAACAGCTCAAGCCCGACGGCCAATACACGGTCGCGCGCATGAACGAAATGGCGCTGCAACATCTCGCGGACGCCGACACCTGGACCGCCGAGATTGAGGCCCGGGGAGGGCGTTGCGAAATCAAACCCGGCGGTCTGGCCATCCACTGGCGCGGGCTTGACCAGGACCGGATCGCCGATATCCGCAGCCTCGTGTTCCAGAACCTGTTGATGAAGGAAATGCAAAAAACTCTCGTGTGGCATGACTTCGACGGCGGCATCGAACTGCGCGTACCCGGTCGCCATAAGGGATTCGTGGTGAACGCCGTGCTTGCCGAAATGGCCCAGGAGACGGCCGCGGCCTATCTCGGCGATGACACCACCGATGAAGACGCGTTCAACGCCATCCGCGGCCGCGGCATCGGCGTGCTGGTGCGCCCGCAATTCCGTGCTACAACCGCGAATTTCTGGCTGCAGCCACCGGAGGAATTGCTCGACTTCCTGCGCCAGTGGCATGAGACCAGCGGAGAAATGAAATGAATCTGCTCGGGCAAACCTATTATGGAAACACGCTGCAGGACTGGCTGACCGCCCTGGCCGTCGTCATCGCGCTGGCGCTGCTGCTGTATTTCGCGAAGCGCCTCGTCATCGCCCGGCTCGCAGCCTGGGCGCAAAAGACCGAAACCCGTCTTGACGATTGCGTCGTGGAAATCCTCGCCGGCACCCGCTTCCTGTTCCTGCTGATCATTGCTTTTTATTTCGGATTGCAGTATCTGGAGCTGCCGCCAAAGCCGACGCGCCTGATCACGCACTTCACCGTCATCGCGCTGCTGCTGCAGGCGGCGATGTGGGGGAACCGGGGCATCGTCCTGTGGCTGGACGATTACCTCAAGCGCAACAGGGAAACCGACGCCGCCGGCGCGACCACCGTGTCGGTGCTGGGCTTCATCGCGCGCGTGGCGCTATGGTCGATCCTGCTGCTGATGATCCTGGACAACCTCGGGTTCAATATCACCGCGCTCGTCGCCAGCCTGGGCATCGGCGGCGTGGCGGTGGCACTGGCGACGCAAAATATCCTGGGAGACATCTTTGCCTCGCTCTCCATCGCCATCGACAAGCCATTCGTGATCGGCGATTTCATCGTCGTCGACGATATCCTCGGCAACGTGGAATACATCGGCCTCAAGACCACGCGCCTGCGCAGCCTGGGCGGCGAGCAGATCGTGTTTTCCAACACCGACCTGCTGAAAAGCCGCATCCGCAACTACAAGCGCATGTACGAGCGCCGCGTGGTGTTCAGTTTCGGCGTCGTCTACCAGACGCCGCATGAAAAACTCAAATCTGTTCCGGTCATGGTGCGGGAAATCATCGAGGGTCTGGAGAAGACGCGTTTCGACCGCGCCCACTTCAAGGAATACGGTGACTCGTCGCTGAATTTCGAGGTCGTCTACTTCGTGCAGGATCCGGATTACAACATCTACATGGACATACAACAATGCATCAATCTTTCCCTCTTCGAGGGCTTCGCCCGGGAAGGCATCGAATTCGCCTACCCGACGCGCACGCTGTACCTCCATCGCGAAACAGGGGTGGTTCATGGCTGACCAGCCACGTCCACGGACGACACGCTCGCTGCGCCTCGGGCTGCTGGTCGCGGCGATCATCGGCGTCGTCACTGGTCTGTTCGCCTGGCACCAGGTGCAAAATGAACGCGCCATCGACCTCGATGACGTGGGGCGGCGCGCGCATGCGCTGGCGCAGCAGCTTTCCGACCGGGTGCTGTACGCGCTGACGCTGCCGGACATACAGGCGCGCGCGCTGTTGCAGCCTCGGGTCGAGGGCTATCAGCGGCTCCTCGGTTACGCGGTGTTTCGCGCCGATGGCCGGCTGGTCGCGGCCGGCAAGACCATCTCCGATTTCACCAACAAGCTCGATGGCCCGATGCGCGAGGCATTGCAATCCGGAAATGAAGTCACGCAACTCACGCGCGGCGCGGGAATGCAGGTCCATGTTTTTGCCAAGAAGTTTCCCGAGAAAGGCGATGCCGAGGGCGTTCTGGTGGTGGTGCACGACGTGTCCTATATCGACGACCGCGCGCTCGCCCGGCTCGCGCAGTTCGCCTTCTGGGTCCTGATCGTCTCCCTGCTCGCGGTGGCGCTGGTGGTGGGCAGCACCTGGTTCGTGTACGAACGGCCACTCACCAAACTCGCCGACTGGATGCGGCGCCTGCGGGTAGATAACGTCGCGGAATCGCCGCCGCCGGGGCTGCCCTCGGGCCGGTTGCGCAGCGAATCGGATCGGCTGGCGGCATCTTTCCGCGCGGCACGCTCCACCGGCCGGGCGCTGTCGGAAGCGGCGCTGTTTGCCGAACAGGTGTGGACGCCGGAGCGGCTGCGCGCGCACGCGGTGGCTTCACTTGGCGAGGCGCATCAGCTCATCGTGGTGAGCAATCGCGAACCCTACATGCACCAGTGGCGTGACGGCCGCGGGTACGCGATCGTCCCAGCTGGCGGACTCGTGACCGCGCTTGACCCGGTGCTGCAAGCCTGCGGCGGCGTGTGGATCGCGCACGGCGCCGGCAACGCCGACCGCGCGAACGCCGATGCCGAAGGCCGGCTGACGGTACCACCCGGCGATATGCGCTACACGCTCAAGCGCGTGTGGCTGACACGCGAGGAGGAACAGGGCTACTACTACGGCTTCTCGAACGAGGGCCTGTGGCCGTTGTGTCACCTGGCGCACGAACGCCCCGTCTTCCGCGCCGAGGACTGGGAACACTATCGCCAGGCCAACCGCCGCTTCGCGGATGCGGTGCTGGACGAGGCGGGGTCGGGCAAGGCCGTGGTGCTGGTGCAGGACTACCAGCTCGCGCTCGTGCCGCGGATGCTCAAGGAGGCGCGCCCGGATTTGCGCGTCGGCATGTTCTGGCACATCCCCTGGCCCAACCCGGAAGCGTTCCGCATCTGTCCCTGGGGAGCGGAGATTCTCGATGGCATGCTCGGTGCCGATCTCCTCGGCTTTCACCTGCAGCAATATTGCAACAGCTTTCTCGAGACCGTGGACCGCGTGCTCGAATCGCGTCTCGACTGGGATCACTTTTCCGCAGAACTGCGCGGCAGCCGCACGCGCGTGCGGCCGTTTCCCATCAGCGTGCAGCCGTGGTCCGAGCGCCACGTGCCCGGGGAAGATGCGCTCGCGAAGCAGATCACCGAACTCAGAACACAGCATCAGCTGGGGGACGTTTTCATCGCGGTCGGCGTGGATCGCATCGACTATACCAAGGGCATACCGGAGCGTTTCCGGGCCATCGCGCGATTGCTCGAAAAATATCCGCAGTATCGCGGGCGTTTCACCTTCGTCGAGCTCGGCGCACCATCGCGCACGCATATTCCGCGCTACCGCGAACACCTGGACGGGCTCGAGGCGCTAGCTGACGAAATCAACTGGAAGTACCAGAGCGAAGGCTGGAAACCGATCCATTTTCTCGTCGCGCACCATGACGCCAGAACCGTGCACGCCTTCCTGCGCATGGCGCCGATGTGCATCGTCAGCTCCCTGCATGACGGCATGAATCTGGTGGCAAAGGAGTACGTGGCGGCGCAATCCGGCGGCGACGGCGTGCTGGTGCTGTCGGAGTTCGCCGGCGCGGCGCGCGAGCTGGCCGACGCGCTGATCGTCAACCCGTACGATACCGAGCAATTCGCCGAGGCTGTTCGCTACGGCCTTGAAATGGATCCCGGGGAGCGGCGCGCGCGCATGCAGCGCCTCACCCGCCAGGTCGAGGAACACAATATCTACCGCTGGGCCGCGAATTTTCTCGCGGCACTCGCCGCTGAGCGCGTGGCGGGCACCGAAGCGGCCGGC
The DNA window shown above is from Sulfuricaulis limicola and carries:
- a CDS encoding FAD-binding oxidoreductase, which produces MDMARYQEKKQRLMEALRSARGENVRLGKTTSNLFRDRHGGPARKLDVRDFNNVLHVDAVNGHVVVEGMTPYAKLVTECLRHNVMPAVVPQLKSITIGGATAGCGIESSSFRYGLVHETVQEMEILLGDGRTVLCTPDNEHRDLFYGFPNSYGTLGYALLLKARVVPVKKYVKLTHVRHVGPEVFFADLARQCERRDVDFVDGVVFGQNDMVITLGQFTDEAPYTSDYTYEHIYYKSLRERTEDFLTTADYLWRWDTDWFWCSKNLLAQNPVIRRLYGRQRLNSVTYTKIMRLNSRWKLTRMLDRLLGFHTESVIQDVEIPIEHAPEFLAFYHDVIRFMPVWVCPTRAWDRQARFDLYRMDPQKLYVNFGFWDVIRGRKKLPPGHYNRQIEQKVMAMQGMKSLYSDSCFSPEQFWEIYNRPAYERLKKKYDPDGTLKDLYRKCVLKE
- a CDS encoding PilZ domain-containing protein, producing the protein MKAEQRQSIRKKISLNIVVNQDLVYSERWRVRDLSLSGARLEASREGLSPGVPVEAVLTLKEHDKYGLHRVPADVVRADRHGVALRFRRYDDRTYTALVNLLYSS
- the ilvD gene encoding dihydroxy-acid dehydratase, giving the protein MASKLNRYSSRITQPKSQGASQAMLYGTGLTRADMDKAQVGIVANWFEGNTCNMHLNDLAVQVKQGVQAAGLVGMRFNTIGVSDGISMGTDGMSYSLQSREIIADSIETVMGAQWYDGLIALPGCDKNMPGCLIAMGRLNRPAIMVYGGTIKPGHNKKGDTLDIVSAFQSYGEFIAGKIDEPAREDIVEHSCPGAGACGGMYTANTMASAIEALGMSLPYSSSMPAVEPGKREECLNAGRAIRHLLEKDIKPRDIMTRAAFENAMVIVMALGGSTNAVLHLIAMARAVGVPLTIDDFQKVSDRVPFLADLKPSGKYVMEDLHNAGGTPAVMKYLLEKGLLAGDCLTVTGRTIAENLAPLPGLKPGQEVFMPLEKPIKPSGHIRILRGNLAPGGAVAKITGKEGLRFSGPARVYDCEEDMLKGLERSEIRKGDVVVIRYEGPKGGPGMPEMLTPTSAIMGAGLGKDVALMTDGRFSGGSHGFIIGHVVPEAQEGGPIALLRDGDVITIDAGKNELSVAVNDTEMTRRKSAWKMPPYKAAHGTLYKFIKNVKNASEGCVTDE
- the otsB gene encoding trehalose-phosphatase; translated protein: MRPLHQQQGLEDFFRRLRTAPERVLLLDYDGTLAPFRIRTDEALPYPGVRDILDAIMESGHTRLVIVSGRWTRDLQPLLGLRRLPEIWGSHGWEQLKPDGQYTVARMNEMALQHLADADTWTAEIEARGGRCEIKPGGLAIHWRGLDQDRIADIRSLVFQNLLMKEMQKTLVWHDFDGGIELRVPGRHKGFVVNAVLAEMAQETAAAYLGDDTTDEDAFNAIRGRGIGVLVRPQFRATTANFWLQPPEELLDFLRQWHETSGEMK
- a CDS encoding mechanosensitive ion channel family protein, which codes for MNLLGQTYYGNTLQDWLTALAVVIALALLLYFAKRLVIARLAAWAQKTETRLDDCVVEILAGTRFLFLLIIAFYFGLQYLELPPKPTRLITHFTVIALLLQAAMWGNRGIVLWLDDYLKRNRETDAAGATTVSVLGFIARVALWSILLLMILDNLGFNITALVASLGIGGVAVALATQNILGDIFASLSIAIDKPFVIGDFIVVDDILGNVEYIGLKTTRLRSLGGEQIVFSNTDLLKSRIRNYKRMYERRVVFSFGVVYQTPHEKLKSVPVMVREIIEGLEKTRFDRAHFKEYGDSSLNFEVVYFVQDPDYNIYMDIQQCINLSLFEGFAREGIEFAYPTRTLYLHRETGVVHG
- a CDS encoding alpha,alpha-trehalose-phosphate synthase (UDP-forming) — translated: MADQPRPRTTRSLRLGLLVAAIIGVVTGLFAWHQVQNERAIDLDDVGRRAHALAQQLSDRVLYALTLPDIQARALLQPRVEGYQRLLGYAVFRADGRLVAAGKTISDFTNKLDGPMREALQSGNEVTQLTRGAGMQVHVFAKKFPEKGDAEGVLVVVHDVSYIDDRALARLAQFAFWVLIVSLLAVALVVGSTWFVYERPLTKLADWMRRLRVDNVAESPPPGLPSGRLRSESDRLAASFRAARSTGRALSEAALFAEQVWTPERLRAHAVASLGEAHQLIVVSNREPYMHQWRDGRGYAIVPAGGLVTALDPVLQACGGVWIAHGAGNADRANADAEGRLTVPPGDMRYTLKRVWLTREEEQGYYYGFSNEGLWPLCHLAHERPVFRAEDWEHYRQANRRFADAVLDEAGSGKAVVLVQDYQLALVPRMLKEARPDLRVGMFWHIPWPNPEAFRICPWGAEILDGMLGADLLGFHLQQYCNSFLETVDRVLESRLDWDHFSAELRGSRTRVRPFPISVQPWSERHVPGEDALAKQITELRTQHQLGDVFIAVGVDRIDYTKGIPERFRAIARLLEKYPQYRGRFTFVELGAPSRTHIPRYREHLDGLEALADEINWKYQSEGWKPIHFLVAHHDARTVHAFLRMAPMCIVSSLHDGMNLVAKEYVAAQSGGDGVLVLSEFAGAARELADALIVNPYDTEQFAEAVRYGLEMDPGERRARMQRLTRQVEEHNIYRWAANFLAALAAERVAGTEAAGVGKAANS